In a single window of the Salmo trutta chromosome 21, fSalTru1.1, whole genome shotgun sequence genome:
- the gorasp2 gene encoding Golgi reassembly-stacking protein 2 isoform X2, with the protein MGGSQSVEIPGGGSEGYHVLRVQENSPGHRAGLEPFFDFIVSINNERLNKDNDTLKDLLKASVEKPVRMLVYSSKTLELRESTVTPSNLWGGQGLLGVSIRFCSFEGANENIWHVLEVEPNSPAALAGLRPHTDYIIGADTVMNESEDLFSLIETHEGKGLKLYVYNTDTDNCREVVITPNSSWGGEGSLGCGIGYGYLHRIPTRPFEEGKKISFPGHIPSGEPISALKDGFTEVQLSAVTPPPAVPSVPTGLQDSLSSLSINSAPPTIPSLPTVPLLPTSLSPLNPASTTFNPTTTLPGLLPLPGGLPPFPNLPNLNLTALPDLSAVSLAGFPPLAPFPPLNLPGLAPLPPLPAMLSQLPLLPQGVTSLPPVDVSSFTPLTLSTVTPAPEQQTFPGATEPAVASETMESKAATETS; encoded by the exons ATGGGGGGGTCGCAGAGTGTCGAGATACCGGGAGGAGGATCCGAAGGCTACCATGTTCTTcgg gTTCAGGAGAATTCTCCAGGACACCGTGCAGGACTGGAGCCTTTCTTTGACTTCATCGTCTCCATCAACAACGAAAGACTG AACAAGGACAATGACACTCTGAAGGACCTGTTGAAGGCCAGTGTGGAGAAGCCAGTTAGAATGCTGGTTTACTCCTCTAAGACCCTGGAGCTCAGGGAGTCCACCGTCACCCCAAGCAACCTCTGGGGTGGCCAGGGCCTGCTGGGTGTCTCCATACGCTTCTGTAGCTTCGAGGGAGCCAATGAGAACATCTGGCATGTGCTG gagGTGGAGCCTAACTCTCCGGCAGCCCTGGCTGGCTTGCGGCCCCACACTGATTACATCATAGGAGCCGACACCGTTATGAACGAG tcGGAGGACCTGTTTTCTCTGATTGAGACCCATGAGGGGAAGGGGTTGAAGCTATATGTCTATAACACCGACACAGACAACTGCAGAGAGGTGGTCATCACCCCCAACAGTTCCTGGGGAGGCGAGGGAAG TCTGGGATGTGGGATCGGATACGGTTACCTGCACAGAATTCCCACCCGGCCATTTGAAGAAGGGAAGAAGATTAGTTTTCCgggtcacattcccagtggtgaGCCCATCAGCGCACTCAAGGACGGATTCACTGAG GTTCAGCTCTCTGCTGTAACCCCACCACCTGCTGTGCCCTCTGTCCCCACGGGGTTACAAGATTCGCTGTCCAGCCTGTCAATCAACTCGGCTCCACCCACCATTCCAA GTCTCCCCACCGTTCCCCTGCTGCCCACCTCCCTTAGCCCCCTAAACCCAGCCTCCACGACCTTCAACCCCACCACCACGCTACCAG GTCTGTTGCCTCTCCCGGGTGGCCTGCCCCCATTCCCAAACCTCCCCAACCTCAACCTCACCGCACTACCAGACCTCAGCGCTGTATCGCTAGCAG GATTCCCTCCACTCGCACCCTTCCCTCCTCTGAACCTGCCTGGTctagcccccctcccccccctgcCTGCCATGCTGTCCCAGCTCCCCCTCCTGCCCCAGGGGGTAACATCCCTTCCCCCTGTCGACGTCTCCTCCTTCACCCCCCTCACCCTTTCCACAGTCACCCCCGCCCCAGAGCAGCAGACCTTCCCTGGCGCCACAGAACCAGCCGTCGCCTCGGAGACCATGGAATCAAAGGCTGCCACGGAGACGTCGTAA
- the gorasp2 gene encoding Golgi reassembly-stacking protein 2 isoform X1, whose product MGGSQSVEIPGGGSEGYHVLRVQENSPGHRAGLEPFFDFIVSINNERLNKDNDTLKDLLKASVEKPVRMLVYSSKTLELRESTVTPSNLWGGQGLLGVSIRFCSFEGANENIWHVLEVEPNSPAALAGLRPHTDYIIGADTVMNESEDLFSLIETHEGKGLKLYVYNTDTDNCREVVITPNSSWGGEGSLGCGIGYGYLHRIPTRPFEEGKKISFPGHIPSGEPISALKDGFTEVQLSAVTPPPAVPSVPTGLQDSLSSLSINSAPPTIPSELQTGLPTVPLLPTSLSPLNPASTTFNPTTTLPGLLPLPGGLPPFPNLPNLNLTALPDLSAVSLAGFPPLAPFPPLNLPGLAPLPPLPAMLSQLPLLPQGVTSLPPVDVSSFTPLTLSTVTPAPEQQTFPGATEPAVASETMESKAATETS is encoded by the exons ATGGGGGGGTCGCAGAGTGTCGAGATACCGGGAGGAGGATCCGAAGGCTACCATGTTCTTcgg gTTCAGGAGAATTCTCCAGGACACCGTGCAGGACTGGAGCCTTTCTTTGACTTCATCGTCTCCATCAACAACGAAAGACTG AACAAGGACAATGACACTCTGAAGGACCTGTTGAAGGCCAGTGTGGAGAAGCCAGTTAGAATGCTGGTTTACTCCTCTAAGACCCTGGAGCTCAGGGAGTCCACCGTCACCCCAAGCAACCTCTGGGGTGGCCAGGGCCTGCTGGGTGTCTCCATACGCTTCTGTAGCTTCGAGGGAGCCAATGAGAACATCTGGCATGTGCTG gagGTGGAGCCTAACTCTCCGGCAGCCCTGGCTGGCTTGCGGCCCCACACTGATTACATCATAGGAGCCGACACCGTTATGAACGAG tcGGAGGACCTGTTTTCTCTGATTGAGACCCATGAGGGGAAGGGGTTGAAGCTATATGTCTATAACACCGACACAGACAACTGCAGAGAGGTGGTCATCACCCCCAACAGTTCCTGGGGAGGCGAGGGAAG TCTGGGATGTGGGATCGGATACGGTTACCTGCACAGAATTCCCACCCGGCCATTTGAAGAAGGGAAGAAGATTAGTTTTCCgggtcacattcccagtggtgaGCCCATCAGCGCACTCAAGGACGGATTCACTGAG GTTCAGCTCTCTGCTGTAACCCCACCACCTGCTGTGCCCTCTGTCCCCACGGGGTTACAAGATTCGCTGTCCAGCCTGTCAATCAACTCGGCTCCACCCACCATTCCAAGTGAGCTTCAGACGG GTCTCCCCACCGTTCCCCTGCTGCCCACCTCCCTTAGCCCCCTAAACCCAGCCTCCACGACCTTCAACCCCACCACCACGCTACCAG GTCTGTTGCCTCTCCCGGGTGGCCTGCCCCCATTCCCAAACCTCCCCAACCTCAACCTCACCGCACTACCAGACCTCAGCGCTGTATCGCTAGCAG GATTCCCTCCACTCGCACCCTTCCCTCCTCTGAACCTGCCTGGTctagcccccctcccccccctgcCTGCCATGCTGTCCCAGCTCCCCCTCCTGCCCCAGGGGGTAACATCCCTTCCCCCTGTCGACGTCTCCTCCTTCACCCCCCTCACCCTTTCCACAGTCACCCCCGCCCCAGAGCAGCAGACCTTCCCTGGCGCCACAGAACCAGCCGTCGCCTCGGAGACCATGGAATCAAAGGCTGCCACGGAGACGTCGTAA